Sequence from the Meleagris gallopavo isolate NT-WF06-2002-E0010 breed Aviagen turkey brand Nicholas breeding stock chromosome 15, Turkey_5.1, whole genome shotgun sequence genome:
TGTTTTTCTCACCATGCACTCCACGAACCTTCTTCTGGTGCTATTTTCACTTCTCAATGAAGTTTAGAGGGGAAAAATCTTCTGTTTAATAGGGAATCCCAGAGAGCACCCTGGTACTTGCAAGCATTAATACTTTCATTAACGCTAATGACACTTTGCAATAATCTCCATGGGTGAAACTGCAGAATTCCTGGGTAGGAAAGGGAAAAGTGCAGGAGAGACAGACCAGGCTTTCAGCAACCTGATCGaactgtgggtgtccctgttcattgcaagggagtcAGACTAGGTGAgttttaagggtcccttccaagtcaaaccattccatgattctatgtcACTGATGGTGCATAGACTGAGAGCCCAATCCTCACCTCACTGGGTCTCTCCTTATTCTTTTAGCTGTCCTCTGAAACAGATCTTAGGAAGGCAAGAGGTTTCCCCACCACCACCTATTTTCCaagaggcagcagtgtgcacagCATGGGCCAGCAGCCCTCCTCCACGTTTTCCTTTACAGGCTATGAATAAAACCCAGAGCAAATCCCAGAGAAAGACGCTGGGGAAGAGCTAGTGCAAAAAATCGCCTTCATGTAAGAAACCAGAGAAGCTCCTCCAGCGATGCGGACTTCTTGTTTTGCTGCCTATATCTGATATAGGCTCtaagctttttttccatttttctagGGTGGTCACGGCTCACACTGCACAACCTCACCAGCATGATTCACTTCTTCGTCAGAAGTGTAAGCTAAACATTTGCGTGAAAAAACAAGAACATCTGAAGTGCCCACATCTGGGATACTTCATTCCTGCAGCCGTTTATAATAGCTGCAGAAcagttctgaaatatttatacatTAAGCACTGCGCTGGATGTGGAGTCTGATATTACCAATTCCTCATCCATGCACTTAAAAGGATAACCAGCCACCATGGGCAGATGCTTCCTGAATTATGACATCAATGTTTGGTTGGGCTTTAATGACGAGAAGATGTTACTCTGAAATACCTGGCATTGTTTCCAACCACAGCCATTTTCCagcatgaagaaaataagagatcCTGCTGCTTATTCAGATGAGGGTTATTAAACACTCCCACGCTTTTCTCTACCACCAGTCTGCATGCCTGTGCTTTTCAGGATATTGGTCTCCATCTATGCTAGACCAGAGTACTGGTCAGACTTCCTGCTTTAGCCATGTATGCATAGATGGAACAACAGCTCCATTCctttcaaaataacattttatacaGTGCAACCTGAGGCTGACCATGGCCCATGTTTGCCATTTGCAGAACTTTCTTTATACATCCCAAATCTGTGCTATTAAATGCTACATTCTCACTGCTCCATCCCTGATGTGCAAGGCAGAAACCTCCTCGCTTTCTCTAGAAACACCTTAGAGCCGTCCTGCTCACACCAACTAGCCCAGCCAAACTGAAGTCATAGGAAGTTTGTAGCACAGACTACAAACATGCCTTCCCAGCAGAAGTATAAGCCCATGGCCACGCTTTGTGTGAGGGCTCAGTTCCACTCCCTTCTGTGCACcctcagctttctgctgcattGGGCTTTTCCAAATCAGTTGTGTAGGAGCTCCACATTGGCAGCAGACAGGGTCAAAGAATGAGATATGGCAGAGAACCTGAGTCATTCCTCCGTACCACACCAACAACACACGGCAGCTGAATGCTCTAGAAATGCTCACCCATCAGTTTGTTGAGTTCCCCCTGTGGCATGGCTTGGAAAGCTTCGTTGGTTGGAGCAAAGACAGTGAAGGTACCCGGCCTGTTCAAGTTCTCCATGAGACCTGCAGACTGGATTGCAGCCACCAACGTACTGCAAGACACGTAAAACATTGATGCTTCACTACAAATTACATTCATTGGTCTCTGAGCTGTGAAGTTACAACTGCAAAATCCTGCTGGGGTCCAGAAAGTCAATTAAGCAAGAAGTTGACCAGACAGTAGATGATCCTGCAAGGCCCAACAAGAACATGTGAGAAATGACAAAGCAagctggggctgctgaatcCTTGGGGACAAAGTAGCTCGTGAGGAGACACGAAGTCTTGGCCACAGCAGTTCTGATAGGCTGAGGTGGCTACAGAGCTTCTTACTGTAATAGCAGACTCACAAGGGGACTACACGCTCTTGGCTCACAATTCAAGGAAGGGATATTTGAAGTCTCACTGCCTATAATTTCAGAATGAGACTGTGGTTTTGGTGCTCTTCCcatgttaaaaatattatgtataGTCAAGACTGTGATCCATAGTAAATAGAATAGCAAACAgaagcagctcttctgcttctAACTGGCATCTAGCAAGAGCAGAAAGGTCACCTGAAGCGATGGTCTGCCTTGAGAACATCCATCACTGAGCCACTTGGTGGGGTCAACATCTTGTCCACACTAAACAGTGTCCCAAACCTCCCTCTCTTGTCATGGGCAGCAATGCAGGCATTTTCAATGCATAGGTTCTGCAAATGCAATTCCAGAAAAACAACTTTATCAGCATATGCTTGGAAAGAGAGATCCGGGATAGGACAGAAGTCATCTGTGCAGAGCAACCGCCCATATTTAGCACTGCAAGCTGCACAAACTCACGTTGCGGTACACAAATACTCTCAGTTCCTTGTCACCCAGCGTCTGTAGTTTCTGACCGTGGTAAAGATATTTAGAGGAGAGCTGGTCTTTAACAATGTGGTTCAGAAGCAAATTTCTCATATTGCTGTCAACAGTGGGGCGTTTATCTGCAGCCAAGAAAATAAGGACAGAACTAGTGACTCACTTAGAATGACCACAGAGGCACTAAAAACGTCCACATGCAGATGACTACCCACAAcagcttttaattttgaagCTACATGTCACCATCTACAGCTGAGGCTTTTGAGAGAGGGTTTGCGTGTTTGCACACTGAAACTCATCCAAAGAGAGACAGCTCGAAGCAGATCTGTGGCCCAGATCAATAGAAGAGAGGGATTTACTCCATGTATTACCTTTGAACACCTCATTCACTGGGGCAAGGAGGGTCACCCGCTCACTGCCAGTTAGATGTGAACTTAGGCCAGCTTGTCTGAAAAGGTTCATGGACTCAGAAACTTCAGATTCCTGGGCCAACTCAAACAGTGTCTtagctgaaaagaaaagcaatgcatAGTAACATCTCATTCAACACAATCCACTTattgctacaaaaaaaaacttacatCCCCTAAATCTtccttgacaaaaaaaaaaaccaaacagccaGACAAAAGAAAGGGAACAGAACAAGAGATGCAACAGTGCCTCCAATACCTGAGTCTGGGATCAGCAGCTCATTGACAAAGTGGACAACGCCGTTGGTAGCCAGGATGTCCTTGTTGGCAATGATGGGCTTCCCATTGAGCGTCAGCTCTtccccactgcagcccacaTCCAGGGTGGTTCCTTCCAGCGTCTCCATCGTCAGCCCAGCAATGATGGCCTCAGCACACATGGCTGACTTCAGGATGTGATGGTTCAGCAGGTCTGTGAGAGAAGCAAGTGTCTCAGTGAGCTGGAAATATCAACCCTGCAATTACTGCAGGTTTTGGGGATAATATTCTAAAGGTGAGGGCCTCTGAAGTACAGAGGCTCCATGACACGGGATGCGCTGCTATTTCACACTGTGCTGGTTTTAATTCAGCAGTCTGTGAAATGAAGTGTTCTAAACGGATGATTTTTATATGCCCTTGCTAACTTCAGAAAGGTTTTGTGTGATTACTCAATTCATTTGCCAAAGGAAGTTACACTGATTAGATGCTAGTACTCTTCTAGCCTATAGACTGATAGAAATCATCACCACAAAGAGGAGCTAAGAAAATACTTCGAACACTGCTTCACTTCCTCCTCTATATCTGTTAACACCCCCTCCGCCACATCTACACAACTACATCCAAAGAAGCCTGGACTGTCCATGCTAAAAAAATGGAGGATGTCAAATGTGTTGACTGCAGCTATTGTTGGACTGTACCAAAGGGTTGCTCACATCTATTTAAAAAGGAATTCCAAAGAACTGCAGAATAATCTTTGTTCTCTCGGTGGGCTTGATAAACAAATCACTTACCTCTCAGGGCTTCTGGGTCCCCCAGGATCCTGTTCAGCATCTCTCGTGGGATCTTCTCGAAGGCTTCGTTGGTTGGAGCCAGAAGGGTGTACTGGCCTTCACTCTCCAGCAAGCTGTTGAGGTCAGAAGCAGCCACAGCAGCCTTCAGAGAAATGAGGAGAAAGGGTAAAATACGTCCAGCCAGAATGCAAAGGTCAGCAGCTTTGTCCAGGCAGTCACTGAGAGCCAGATTTATTACAGCTTTTAGAATTTCAGTGCACGTACAAAAGTCCTGAATAGCTTCTTTCAGCACTTTGGTCCCTCTATAAATTTGGCCTGGCCTCTTGGTTCTCTTGTGCTCCAAAAATCTGAGTACAAGAGCTTTTTGGGCCAGTCTCAGAGCCAGTTCGAATACCCCAATGTGCCTGGAAAGGGTCACTGCACTTCCAGTAAATAATTCAGACCAGATTTTACAGCTGGCGAACTGCAGaactcctctgctttcctcttttttccttaacttgGCAGACAGCAAAGCAGATATGTTGGTCCACATCAAATCTGAAGAGTTAACAGCTCCTAAGGCTGGTTTTATCATACAAGAGAGAGGGGCCAGACTCAGTCTGTGTCTTCCTCCTGACAGCAGTAGCAGGGTGACAATTATTCTCATAAAAATCCACTGATATTGAGCATTCTTCCTACAGCAAAACAAGCTCTGTCAGTACAAGGATGCTATCAGCAGCTGTAGAGTCACAGCATTCACACACTGGCAAACTTAATAAGTGGGACGAGTGAATATCTCTAAGGAGCCCTTCAGCACACGTGGGTCAGACTCACCCGAAGGGTCTCCAGGCTTTCCTCAGTCTCAACGATGTGCTGAATGCTGTTCGTGGTGGTGGAGATGACTTTGTCAATGACATGAACCACTCCGTTGGTGGCGTGGTGGTCAGCTTTCAGCAGCCTGGCACAGTTCACAGTCACAATCTGCAGAGGGAAAGATGCACAGGGCGTTATGGGCACTAAAACAAGAAggtgaagcagctgctgctgttattCTATCTCGAACACAGTGAGCACTAGAATATTGaaccagcaggagcagaaatgtggtttcctaaaaaaaaaaacaaccaaaaaaacacataaagaaTCAGAGTGCTCTTTCAAAAACTGTTTGAATGGTATTGTGTTTAAAAAGCTTTGAAAGCAATCAGTGGTTTTGTCTACCCTAAGAAAATATGCAACGTCAAATTTTACACAAGCATTGTGTTATACAGCAGTATGGGCAACCTCCCTGCAACAGCATCTACAGAACTAACCACTtataaatattcctttttaGTTCCTTCTAAACGTCTATCCTAAGTCAACAGTCTTCAGCCTAAGCATTACATAGATCTGGAGGATAAAGAActgtgcaggagctgcaagACAACAGAACAGCAAGCCTGCTGTTGGGCAGGTTGAATGCCAACATCTTACCCCATTGGGATAGTGGTGGATCTGGATGGGCAGGTTCTGGTACATGGAGTTAAGCGTTGTCCCATGTTTCAGGTCATCTGTGAGGACCCGTTTGTTCACCATGTGGTAGCGGAGGGCATTGAGCAGCTCAATGTTGACATTGCTGACCAAGGAATCCAGTGTTTCCTGAAAATCAGCGACATGAATTTTTCAGCGCTTGTTCATTTTTTCAGCTTGTCCTTGGGGAGAGTCAGGAGGTTTGGCTGTACCAAAGGGCCACGTGTGTGTGTGGACGAGGTGATGTGTTCAACCTTATGCCACCTGTGGCAGACTCAGAGCTCTAACTTCCATCAAAGCTCATCTTTTGCCTTAAAGCAGCAGCGAGCAGCTCTGGCAGCCCTGTCCTTGgcagacagatggcagcaagcTCCAGAGTGGGGTCATGGCATGGACATGCAATAAGGTGACCAAAGGCGTTGACAAAGAAAGGTGACTTTCCacaccagctctgctgctgctgctgcttgggagTATAGGCTTCAAAATGATCAAGAATAAACAAAGCCgtaaagaaaaactgaaagagaagacaACTTTCCTTGTTGTCTTACTGCAACGTCTAACACTAAGAAGCAGGAAAAAGTGAATGAGGTGACTGCTATATCCACCCCCTGCTGAGCACCCACATcactgggcagtgctgggatcTGTCAGAAACAAAGCTCTGGAGCTGACAGCAGTTCCCATCTTGGAAATTCCCAGCCCTTCCTACACCAGGAGGTGCCTGCTCTGCAGATGAGGCTGAATCTCCATTACAGAAAGCcaggggaagaagaggaagaaggggaGTAAACTCTTACAGCAGACAAGGAAGCCCAGGCCTCGTTACTTGGGGCAAAAATAGTAAAAGTTCCAGGTCCTTCGATCTCTGGCCTCAGGTTGGAGCGGTCGGAGTAGAGCTGCGTGGTAGCAGAGCCCACCACTCCCAGGGTCTCGTAGATGTTTGAGAGTGGCAGCGCTGAAAGAAGACAGATTATGTTCCCCAGACCCCACTAGTCCTCTCCCAGCCCCCACCAGCCACTGAGCTGTATTTCCTATGAAAGGGAATTTTGCCCAACTCACGCTTGCCAAAACAGAACTGAGCAGAGACTGGCAGAACTGTTCCTCTATCGTTACCTTGTATTGCGTTTCCAATAGAGCTGTATTACTTGTTGGAAAGAGTAATTCCCTATGGCCCTCCCATGCTTGATTGAGTTTAATTATATCCAAGGTTTTAAGTTGTCTGGAATACTTTGCACGCTTTGGAGCTAATCTGGCACTCAGCTGGTGCTCTGCTGAGTCCATTTTTGACTCATTCCAGGCAATCTTGTGCACAAATTGCAAAACTCAAATTCACTCTGAGCAATTTTCTACCATTCTCTTTAACTGGGCTGACGTATGTAAGAAGTCTAAAAAATGTCAAACATGTTTTTACCAGCTGGGCAGCCTTTTTCTCCAGGAACTTTTTCATATCCAGGACAGCACTCGTAGCTGATTACTCTGGAATAAGAGATGGATATAGGAGATTAACCAAGAGGGTTTCACTGCTTTTCCTATATTAGCTATAGCCCTGGCTGCACTCATCCCTATTTGGTGATGTTTCTAAAGCAAACTTCCTCAAAAACATATACTTGAGCAAAAGACAAACCATATCTATCATCTCCTCCAGGGCTGTACAttgccagcttctccacagaacaaaaacagaaactatTTCTTTGCAAAACCACCCTTGCCCAGCTATTTTGCTGGTCTCTGTACAAACAGTGATGGAAATTGATAACAATGGGCCCAGCAGAAAACTTCAGTGAGCTGGTGAGCTCAGCACCATCTCAGGACCTGCACGGGACAGAGAAGTGAGGCACAGACCTACAAGTGATGGTAGACATCTATATCTCCAAGTATCTCTTAGGAGAGGCCCCAGAAGTGATGATGATATATCTCTGCCTATAGCAATGGGggtggaactaggtgatcttaaaggtcccttccatcccaaacaattctatgattttatgatctcCACGTATCTCCTGGTGGGATTTGGTGCTAGCTGCCTATTTCCCAGCGGTTTTGCTCcagcacaagccagcagtgAATACTGAACACCCATCTCCAGCACTGAGGGCTTCAAGCCAATGCCTGTGCACTCATTCAATGCACACAAGATTAAGGACTGAGAAAATTCAAGTGCTTCTTTGATTCATGACAGAGCGAAGCAATACAAGACATACCAAAACACCCAATACCTCTGatctgtatttgtatttttggcAATGGGAATTCTGTTCATTGACTTCATCCCATTCTTCAGAAGGATCTGGGGATGTCCCAGTGTATCTGCTGGGTTTGGGCAACTGCACTACAACTCCAGTATGACTGCTCTACCAAACTAGCCAAGCGTTTTCCCTGTGCTTCATCCCACTCCTGTCCACCCCAGAAACCATTTGCTTGTTTATAGCAACACTGGCATGACAGATCCAGAGGGGAAAGAGCATCTCTGGTCTTGGCTGCTTGGAATCAGTGATGGATGAGCATCCATGGCCTGAGTGCTGCACCTATTGTCTGCAGCTCaatgggaaataaaagaagTCATCTGGTTCTGGCCATTAAAGGGAATGTCAccatataaacaggaaaaaaaatattaatagaagTCAGTCTGGGAGtgatctgtttatttttcacaggGGTTTCTTTCACTTGTTGCTCTTAGGCTTGGTGTGAAAGGAGCAAGGCCATCTGATGGATGGGCTGGGGCAGTGACGGATCGATATTGCTCCTAAACAGACTTGTTTCCTCCGTGCTCCCAGCTGGATTAGAGACAAGTCCGGTGCACACCCactcagagaaagcaaaatccTCAAGCTTCAGATATTTGTCATCATTTTAACAGTGTTAACAAACAGTGGAAATGCCTGGGGTTTAAGAGGGAATTCTTCAGGGTAATTAAGAGCTAGCAAGTGAAACAAATACCTGCTTTTCTGTGACAGAAGCAAATAAATTCTGTCTCACAGTTTCCTAAGAGAATTACAAAGCAAACCCAGACTGATTGTCTAGACATTATATATTCCATGTGGGAAAGAGTTTGCCTAAAGCAATCCCTTCCTTTGACTACTGGAGATCTTAAcaccctgctgctctgctttcctcagCCCCCCGTCTCGTGTTCATTACAAACACACACTTTCTCCCTCTGCCACCTCCCTCTCCTACCTCTGATTTTTCGTTTTTTTCCACCCTAGAAACTAAATCCAGTCTAGACAGTTCCCCTGGTTCAGAGCTGTAATCAAAGACGAAGAgctgattaaaaagaaatcattgcAAAGTTCAGCATAAATAATTCCTGAGTGCTGACATAGGCTTTAAAAGGCTTATTTATGGATCGATGGGAGCTGAACGAGCTGTGAGGAGTGGGAGGGATGTGGTGCACACAGGGCTCGATGCTGGGGGCTGGGACAGGAGCTGAGGGCAGTGGGATGGGACAGAACCACACCGCCTGCTTTTTGGGGTGAGGGTCACCTCCAGCATCACCACACTGGCAAGGAGCACCAAGGCCAGCAGTGGGATCAGCTCCACTTGTTGGC
This genomic interval carries:
- the TGFBI gene encoding transforming growth factor-beta-induced protein ig-h3; this translates as MLLKGEFELPALLAHGPRPFRGGSAPSRARLSPFRPRSAALPSPGPSGQLRPSPRSRRDERKQGEEQRPPGKQLVRKSPISISYSRVISYECCPGYEKVPGEKGCPAALPLSNIYETLGVVGSATTQLYSDRSNLRPEIEGPGTFTIFAPSNEAWASLSAETLDSLVSNVNIELLNALRYHMVNKRVLTDDLKHGTTLNSMYQNLPIQIHHYPNGIVTVNCARLLKADHHATNGVVHVIDKVISTTTNSIQHIVETEESLETLRAAVAASDLNSLLESEGQYTLLAPTNEAFEKIPREMLNRILGDPEALRDLLNHHILKSAMCAEAIIAGLTMETLEGTTLDVGCSGEELTLNGKPIIANKDILATNGVVHFVNELLIPDSAKTLFELAQESEVSESMNLFRQAGLSSHLTGSERVTLLAPVNEVFKDKRPTVDSNMRNLLLNHIVKDQLSSKYLYHGQKLQTLGDKELRVFVYRNNLCIENACIAAHDKRGRFGTLFSVDKMLTPPSGSVMDVLKADHRFSTLVAAIQSAGLMENLNRPGTFTVFAPTNEAFQAMPQGELNKLMGNAKELASILKFHMADEILVSGAVSALVRLKSMQGDKLEVSMKNHVIHVNKEPVAESDIMATNGVIHAVSSVLQPQASRPQERGDEPADPALEIFKQASALSKVSQRNPRLAPVYSRLLARMKENSGGF